The following coding sequences are from one Roseburia hominis A2-183 window:
- a CDS encoding 3-deoxy-7-phosphoheptulonate synthase gives MEMEMEFLRKLPTPQELKEQHPVSAQIVATKTKRDDEIRNIFEGKSDKLILVIGPCSADNEDAVIDYISRLRTVQEKVADKIFMIPRIYTNKPRTTGIGYKGMLHQPDPERESDMLKGIIAIRHMHMRAVEETGFTCADEMLYPENHRYLSDLLSYVAIGARSVENQQHRLTASGVGIPAGMKNPTGGDISVMMNSIIAAQHGHTFLYRGWEVKTTGNPYAHAILRGYVDKFGRNIPNYHYEDLQNLLEHYEEAKEAGHELAHPAVIIDTNHSNSSKQFMEQIRISKDVLHSCKVSGEIRKLVKGLMIESYIEDGAQKVGDGCYGKSITDPCLGWEKTEKLIYELAELW, from the coding sequence ATGGAAATGGAGATGGAATTTTTGCGGAAGCTGCCTACTCCGCAGGAGTTAAAGGAGCAGCATCCGGTCAGTGCACAGATTGTAGCTACCAAGACGAAGAGGGATGACGAGATCAGGAATATTTTTGAAGGAAAATCGGACAAGCTGATTCTTGTGATTGGCCCATGCTCAGCAGATAATGAGGATGCTGTGATCGACTATATTTCAAGACTCCGCACGGTGCAGGAGAAGGTGGCGGATAAGATTTTTATGATTCCGCGCATTTATACCAACAAGCCGCGCACGACCGGAATCGGTTACAAGGGCATGCTGCATCAGCCGGATCCGGAGCGGGAATCAGATATGCTAAAAGGGATCATTGCGATTCGTCACATGCATATGCGGGCGGTGGAAGAGACCGGCTTTACCTGTGCGGACGAGATGCTCTACCCGGAGAATCACCGCTATCTTTCGGATCTGCTGTCGTATGTGGCGATTGGAGCACGCTCGGTAGAGAACCAGCAGCACAGACTGACGGCAAGCGGCGTGGGAATTCCGGCAGGAATGAAGAATCCGACCGGCGGAGATATTTCCGTTATGATGAACTCGATCATTGCGGCACAGCACGGACATACGTTTTTATACCGTGGCTGGGAGGTCAAGACGACCGGCAATCCGTATGCACATGCCATTTTGCGCGGATATGTGGACAAGTTTGGCAGAAATATTCCGAATTATCATTATGAGGATCTGCAGAATCTGCTGGAGCATTATGAAGAGGCGAAGGAAGCCGGACACGAGCTGGCACATCCGGCGGTCATCATAGACACGAACCACTCCAATTCCAGCAAGCAGTTTATGGAGCAGATCCGCATCAGCAAGGATGTCCTGCACAGCTGTAAGGTGTCAGGAGAGATAAGAAAGCTGGTGAAGGGACTGATGATCGAGAGTTATATAGAAGACGGAGCACAGAAGGTCGGTGACGGCTGTTACGGAAAGTCGATCACGGATCCGTGCCTGGGCTGGGAGAAGACCGAGAAGCTGATCTACGAATTGGCGGAACTGTGGTAA
- a CDS encoding MATE family efflux transporter codes for MMDPSRQVKRYEPGRAAKYSFRYAAVAAMSIVNRICMFVFSVGLGIGQGFQPVSAFNYGAKKYGRVRKGFYFTLTAGEVLLGAIAVIGMFFPAQLVAVFQKDPEVVAIGEGALRVQLVALFFQPMTVCANMMFQSIWKNGRAMLLAMLRNLMYYSEKRLTVPA; via the coding sequence ATGATGGACCCATCACGGCAGGTAAAAAGGTATGAGCCGGGCAGAGCAGCCAAATACTCTTTTAGGTATGCGGCGGTGGCTGCCATGTCGATTGTGAACCGGATCTGCATGTTCGTCTTCTCGGTCGGACTTGGAATCGGTCAGGGATTCCAGCCGGTGTCGGCATTCAACTATGGCGCAAAAAAATACGGAAGGGTCCGGAAGGGCTTCTATTTCACACTCACAGCGGGAGAAGTGCTGCTCGGCGCGATTGCGGTCATCGGGATGTTTTTCCCGGCACAGCTTGTGGCGGTATTTCAGAAAGATCCCGAGGTGGTGGCGATCGGAGAGGGGGCGCTCCGGGTCCAGCTTGTGGCGCTGTTCTTTCAGCCGATGACGGTCTGCGCGAACATGATGTTTCAGAGCATCTGGAAAAACGGCAGGGCGATGTTGCTTGCCATGTTGCGGAATCTTATGTATTATAGTGAAAAAAGGTTGACAGTCCCGGCATAA
- a CDS encoding site-specific integrase: protein MTHSAYVKMWQLIVRKMNHAAGGTGAFPVISDLTAHIFRHNYCSNLCYQVPAISIKKIAQLMGDTEKMVLDVYNHIMDEKEDAAAVVNDILAV, encoded by the coding sequence ATGACACATTCAGCGTATGTCAAGATGTGGCAGTTGATCGTGAGAAAAATGAACCATGCCGCCGGTGGTACCGGTGCGTTCCCAGTCATATCTGATCTGACCGCCCATATCTTCCGGCACAACTACTGCTCAAACCTCTGCTATCAGGTACCTGCGATCAGCATTAAAAAAATCGCCCAGCTGATGGGTGACACCGAAAAGATGGTGCTGGACGTCTACAACCACATCATGGACGAGAAAGAAGATGCCGCGGCGGTCGTGAATGATATTCTGGCGGTTTAA